A portion of the Adhaeribacter radiodurans genome contains these proteins:
- a CDS encoding glycosyltransferase family 4 protein yields MANQQNPSSGNVLFFSYYWPPSGGAGVQRCLKFVKHLPEFNLTPTVITVDDKKGAYPVLDYSLAADVPASVRVIRTNTSEPFEYYKKLTGKKEIPYGGFANQNNQNLIQKIFNFIRGNLFIPDARVGWNRYAVSAGRKLLQTEPIKAIITTSPPHSSQLIGLKLKKEFPHVKWIADMRDPWTDIYYYKELNHTTLAKQIDARYEKAVIEGADAILVTSADTKRLLAAKSAQIDSTKIKVLPNGYDEEDFTFPSEPPKDKLCITYTGTISETYNIELFLKALAEVTRRYPEVPFRLRFVGKISEMVLRQVEQAGITSISEIIPFVPHHESIRYLLSATVLLMGIPDVVNNFCILPGKLFEYLASNKPIICIGPINSDADRIIDECGAGRVFHYAAFDQMVDYLDQLTRSWKINPNLDLPIVDYHRYSRRALTGQLAEIIQGK; encoded by the coding sequence TTGGCAAACCAGCAAAATCCTTCTTCCGGCAATGTTTTATTCTTTTCTTATTACTGGCCACCTTCCGGCGGAGCCGGTGTACAGCGTTGCCTGAAGTTTGTAAAACATTTGCCGGAGTTTAATCTAACTCCTACGGTAATAACGGTAGACGATAAAAAAGGTGCGTATCCGGTACTGGATTATTCGCTGGCAGCAGATGTACCCGCTTCGGTAAGAGTAATCCGGACGAATACCAGCGAACCGTTTGAGTATTATAAAAAATTAACCGGCAAGAAGGAAATTCCCTACGGTGGGTTTGCCAATCAAAATAATCAAAACCTGATTCAGAAAATATTTAATTTTATCCGGGGGAATTTATTTATTCCGGATGCCCGGGTTGGGTGGAACCGATATGCGGTAAGTGCCGGCAGAAAATTATTACAAACTGAACCTATTAAGGCCATTATTACTACCAGCCCCCCGCACTCCTCGCAATTAATTGGGTTAAAGTTAAAAAAAGAATTTCCGCATGTAAAATGGATTGCCGATATGCGCGACCCCTGGACGGATATTTATTACTACAAAGAGTTAAACCATACCACTCTGGCCAAGCAAATTGATGCCCGCTACGAAAAAGCCGTTATTGAAGGAGCCGATGCTATTTTGGTTACCAGCGCCGATACAAAACGGTTACTCGCGGCGAAATCTGCCCAAATTGATTCTACTAAAATAAAAGTATTGCCGAATGGTTACGATGAAGAAGATTTTACTTTTCCATCTGAACCGCCCAAAGATAAACTGTGCATTACCTATACCGGTACCATATCAGAAACGTATAACATTGAATTATTTTTAAAAGCTCTGGCCGAAGTGACCCGCCGTTATCCAGAAGTACCCTTTCGACTGCGGTTTGTTGGTAAAATTTCCGAAATGGTACTGCGGCAGGTAGAGCAGGCCGGTATTACCTCCATATCCGAAATAATTCCGTTTGTACCGCACCACGAATCTATCCGTTATTTATTGTCAGCCACGGTTTTGTTAATGGGAATTCCGGATGTAGTAAATAACTTTTGTATTTTGCCAGGCAAGCTTTTCGAGTACCTGGCTTCTAACAAACCCATCATCTGCATCGGACCTATAAACAGTGATGCCGACCGGATAATTGACGAATGCGGTGCCGGGCGGGTTTTTCATTATGCTGCCTTCGACCAAATGGTAGATTACCTGGACCAATTAACCCGGAGTTGGAAAATTAACCCGAACCTGGATTTACCCATTGTGGATTATCACCGGTACTCTCGCCGAGCTTTAACCGGTCAACTGGCAGAGATTATTCAAGGAAAGTAG